One window from the genome of Paraconexibacter algicola encodes:
- a CDS encoding thiol-disulfide oxidoreductase DCC family protein: protein MSDRALTVLYDADCGFCRWSVAWILRHVPAGSIVPRTIQSPEGQALLEAAGVPPQDRLRAAHAHRAGDPPQALRSGGDVAPMVAPLLRGRKGRAAGLGARALPGPVRRLLYGQVATNRVAIGRLVSQRRRAEADALLAAAGDGPRRDG, encoded by the coding sequence GTGAGCGATCGCGCCCTGACGGTCCTGTACGACGCCGACTGCGGCTTCTGCCGCTGGTCGGTGGCGTGGATCCTGCGCCACGTGCCGGCCGGCTCGATCGTGCCGCGCACGATCCAGTCGCCAGAGGGCCAGGCGCTGCTCGAGGCGGCGGGCGTGCCCCCGCAGGACCGCCTCCGCGCCGCGCACGCCCACCGCGCCGGCGACCCGCCACAGGCCCTGCGCAGCGGCGGCGACGTGGCGCCGATGGTGGCGCCGCTGCTGCGCGGCCGCAAGGGGCGCGCAGCGGGGCTCGGCGCCCGCGCGCTCCCCGGCCCGGTGCGCCGGCTCCTCTACGGGCAGGTCGCGACGAACCGCGTCGCGATCGGCCGGCTCGTCAGCCAGCGGCGGCGCGCCGAGGCGGACGCGCTGCTCGCCGCCGCCGGCGACGGGCCCCGCCGCGACGGATAG
- a CDS encoding TIGR00730 family Rossman fold protein: MSLPDVPARAPRSPDEELLGAQLPTVRADLDDGQRTARATEELETGFRTLADLGRAISIFGSARVPQDAPEYALARETARRLGEAGCAIITGGGPGLMEAANRGAQDAGATSVGLNIVLPFEQAPNPYQDIGLLFDFFFTRKVMFVRYSSAFVVFPGGYGTLDELFEALVLIQTEKIDDFPVVLVGVDFWSPLVDWIRGRLVDDALISADDPALFVVTDDVEEIVRTVVHGCAQQWALPE; encoded by the coding sequence ATGAGCCTCCCCGACGTCCCCGCCCGCGCGCCCCGCAGCCCCGACGAGGAGCTGCTCGGCGCGCAGCTGCCGACGGTCCGCGCCGACCTCGACGACGGCCAGCGGACCGCGCGCGCCACGGAGGAGCTGGAGACCGGCTTCCGCACCCTCGCCGACCTCGGGCGCGCGATCTCGATCTTCGGGTCGGCGCGCGTGCCGCAGGACGCGCCCGAGTACGCGCTGGCCCGCGAGACCGCCCGGCGGCTCGGGGAGGCCGGCTGCGCGATCATCACCGGCGGTGGCCCCGGCCTGATGGAGGCTGCCAACCGCGGTGCCCAGGACGCCGGCGCCACGTCGGTCGGCCTCAACATCGTCCTGCCGTTCGAGCAGGCCCCGAACCCCTACCAGGACATCGGGCTGCTGTTCGACTTCTTCTTCACGCGGAAGGTCATGTTCGTCCGCTACTCCAGCGCGTTCGTGGTCTTCCCCGGCGGGTACGGCACGCTCGACGAGCTGTTCGAGGCGCTCGTCCTCATCCAGACCGAGAAGATCGACGACTTCCCCGTGGTCCTCGTGGGCGTCGACTTCTGGTCGCCGCTGGTCGACTGGATCCGCGGGCGGCTCGTCGACGACGCGCTCATCTCCGCCGACGACCCCGCGCTGTTCGTCGTCACCGACGACGTCGAGGAGATCGTCCGGACCGTCGTCCACGGCTGCGCGCAGCAGTGGGCGCTGCCGGAGTGA
- the arfB gene encoding alternative ribosome rescue aminoacyl-tRNA hydrolase ArfB: MPDDLRISGALTIPAQEIVVRVSRSSGPGGQHANVTASRVEVAFDVRASATLSAAQRARLLERVGPVVRAVAQDARSQARNRELALERLAARIAAGLHVPRSRTPTRPTKASKRRRVEAKARRGEIKRGRSRPSQDD; this comes from the coding sequence GTGCCGGACGACCTGCGCATCAGCGGCGCGCTGACGATCCCCGCGCAGGAGATCGTCGTCCGCGTCTCGCGCTCGTCCGGGCCCGGCGGCCAGCACGCGAACGTCACCGCCTCCCGGGTCGAGGTGGCCTTCGACGTGCGCGCCTCGGCGACGCTCAGCGCCGCGCAGCGCGCGCGGCTGCTGGAGCGCGTCGGGCCGGTCGTCCGCGCGGTCGCCCAGGACGCGCGCAGTCAGGCCCGCAACCGCGAGCTCGCGCTCGAGCGGCTCGCCGCCCGGATCGCCGCCGGCCTGCACGTCCCGCGGTCGCGGACCCCGACCCGCCCGACGAAGGCGTCCAAGCGCCGTCGCGTCGAGGCGAAGGCGCGCCGCGGCGAGATCAAGCGCGGGCGGTCGCGGCCGTCGCAGGACGACTGA
- a CDS encoding response regulator transcription factor: protein MTGARILVVDDEPDVRGLLREMLERAGMTVREAADGREALRVLFDARPECIVLDVTMPGLDGWATLERIRDMTDVPVLMLTARAGEMEKVRGLQAGADDYVTKPFGRQELLARIGALLRRASTTGRAAEAAPRETYEDALVRIDVANAEVRVLDQPVSLTPLEFRLLTAFVRHPDQVLSRDQLLELVWGDATGGVAGEQVKLYVGYLRRKLHAVLGDDDGPIETVRGFGYRWRPSAPDA from the coding sequence ATGACCGGCGCCCGGATCCTCGTGGTCGACGACGAGCCCGACGTCCGCGGCCTCCTGCGCGAGATGCTCGAGCGGGCGGGCATGACGGTGCGGGAGGCGGCCGACGGCCGCGAGGCGCTGCGGGTCCTCTTCGACGCGCGGCCCGAGTGCATCGTGCTCGACGTGACGATGCCCGGCCTCGACGGCTGGGCGACGCTCGAGCGGATCCGCGACATGACCGACGTGCCCGTCCTGATGCTCACCGCGCGCGCCGGCGAGATGGAGAAGGTCCGGGGCCTGCAGGCGGGCGCCGACGACTACGTCACCAAGCCGTTCGGCCGCCAGGAGCTGCTCGCCCGGATCGGGGCGCTGCTGCGCCGCGCCTCGACGACCGGCCGCGCCGCCGAGGCGGCACCCCGGGAGACCTACGAGGACGCGCTCGTGCGCATCGACGTGGCCAACGCCGAGGTCCGCGTGCTCGACCAGCCGGTGTCGCTGACGCCCCTGGAGTTCCGGCTGCTGACCGCGTTCGTGCGGCACCCCGACCAGGTCCTCAGCCGCGACCAGCTGCTCGAGCTCGTGTGGGGGGACGCGACCGGGGGCGTCGCCGGCGAGCAGGTGAAGCTCTACGTCGGCTACCTGCGCCGCAAGCTGCACGCGGTCCTCGGGGACGACGACGGGCCGATCGAGACGGTCCGCGGCTTCGGCTACCGCTGGCGGCCGTCGGCGCCCGACGCCTGA